TATGGAGAGATCACCTCTAAACCTTTTTGGATATCTTTTTTAATTTTTTCTTCACTTAAACTTGTGAGCCAATAGTGATCGTATCCATGAAAACCAATAAACATACCAGCATCTTTCATGAGCCGAATTTGGTCATGATTCATATAAAGTTCTTTGGCAAACTTATCCTCTGCTAAACCTAAATATTTGGCGAACAACTCACTAGAAATAATATGTCTCAATTCTTCTGGCAACACAGTTTGCAACATTCTTTTTACAAAAATCACCTCCCTAGTGTCAAATCTTCCGTCCTTGGCATACTGATGCCACAATGTTTTGTTGCTCGCATATTGAAATTCCTTGCCACGATAAAAATCCATTCGTTCTAGCAGATACTCAAGTATATCATTAACATCAGCACTAGCTAAAATAAAATGAATTTTATTCACATCTAACAAAGTGCTCTCGGCAATCGTTTTCCCGGGTATAAAAAACGAACCTTGCAGACCATATTGTTGGAGAATAGGGAAGGCAACCGTAAAGTGATCGATATAACCATCATCAAAAGTCAAGAGAATTGGATTTTTAGGGAGCTTGGATGAATCGATCCGAGGAGATAAAAGTCTAGAAGGTTCTACTTGGGGGGGGGGGGGGTAACAGCCATAATCAGCTGTTCCATTGTGATAGGACTATAGTTCCTTTTAAAAAACTCAACCTGAGTCCTAAATTCATCCACATCAAAACCCTTAATTGCGGGATACCTACTATTTTTCAGATCTCTAACATAGTGGTACATCACAATCGTCAAACTATCTTCTGCCATCAACTACCTTTAAAGTTGAACTCTATGTTGTACTATTAACTACAAAAATTATAGCATAAATCGTACAA
This portion of the Helicobacter felis ATCC 49179 genome encodes:
- a CDS encoding polysaccharide deacetylase family protein; amino-acid sequence: MDSSKLPKNPILLTFDDGYIDHFTVAFPILQQYGLQGSFFIPGKTIAESTLLDVNKIHFILASADVNDILEYLLERMDFYRGKEFQYASNKTLWHQYAKDGRFDTREVIFVKRMLQTVLPEELRHIISSELFAKYLGLAEDKFAKELYMNHDQIRLMKDAGMFIGFHGYDHYWLTSLSEEKIKKDIQKGLEVISPYIDEDAWVACYPFGDYNQLVRDCCQSNGCVLGLTVEVSVVDYHKHDPLLLPRLDCNDFPPRSQNKDIRTLCE